Proteins encoded in a region of the Quercus lobata isolate SW786 chromosome 8, ValleyOak3.0 Primary Assembly, whole genome shotgun sequence genome:
- the LOC115957173 gene encoding uncharacterized protein LOC115957173, whose product MNLPFINAVQIFSQIKSGFAAVIERLESIPAVIKRLDDVDNYRDWSLQVKTYLTNQQLLDIVENDEAAFEAWSEKNAMALAVILFSCGYRLRFSIWGITSAKVTWDTLAEICEFHKSDYIVPEEYDYMAWSVRMEAYLKQQRLWNIVEAATEPEDDWSKKNVKALYLIWESSDAFFSFKKSTRTAQIAWDTLAEFGKSGGSYLSFNFFLYRIVAISLPSLENERIKTVFLSFPHPFSLSLTHSARPFLSARLFLSSPHPLPARRPSRSSSPIQLVAVTASATGRFHSQLARFSLSLTHSQLTYPVDPTHSQLAAVAASATSRFHSQLARFSLSLTHSQLAYPVDPAHSQLVASRSSSLGRQIRLCWAGFLVGVFCFWVGFLGCSKYLSFRQFLRNGNLSAVNRFIDSCPEAQSEIIANTGSTALHIAILAGHHSIVKELVNMLPTDKLLEIKDKDGNTFLGFCALVGTTEMAKCIVDKCPNLLGIANGPHALIPVVMALTHNSNSIAMAQYLLSKTDLKILSPGKDRNGATFVTRCIYSKAFGMAFNALEKFPTLVTALDIENESPVKKLNS is encoded by the exons ATGAATCTTCCTTTTATCAATGCTGTACAGATATTCTCACAGATAAAAAGTGGATTTGCAGCTGTTATTGAACGTCTTGAGTCGATTCCAGCTGTTATTAAGCGTCTTGATGACGTAGACAATTATAGGGATTGGAGTCTTCAAGTGAAAACCTATTTGACGAATCAACAGCTCTTGGACATTGTGGAAAATGATGAAGCCGCTTTTGAGGCTTGGTCCGAGAAGAATGCCATGGCTTTAGCAGTGATCTTGTTTTCATGCGGATATCGCTTACGTTTCTCGATTTGGGGGATTACTTCGGCCAAAGTTACTTGGGATACTTTGGCAGAAATATGCGAATTCCACAAAAGTGATTACATAG TTCCTGAGGAATATGATTACATGGCTTGGAGCGTCCGGATGGAAGCTTATTTGAAGCAGCAAAGACTTTGGAACATTGTTGAAGCAGCCACCGAACCCGAAGATGATTGGAGCAAGAAGAATGTCAAAGCTTTATATTTGATCTGGGAATCGTCGGATGCATTTTTTAGCTTTAAGAAAAGTACAAGAACTGCCCAAATTGCTTGGGATACCTTGGCAGAATTTGGCAAATCAGGAGGTAGCTAtctctcttttaatttcttcttgtACAGAATAGTAGCTATCTCTCTTCCGTCTTTAGAAAATGAAC gtaTTAAAAccgtttttctctcttttcctcacccattctctctttccctcaccCACTCAGCTCGTCCGTTTCTCTCTGCTCGCCTGTTTCTCTCTTCCCCTCACCCACTCCCAGCTCGCCGACCCAGCCGATCCAGCTCGCCGATCCAGCTCGTCGCCGTCACTGCCTCAGCCACCGGTCGATTCCACTCCCAACTCGCTcgtttctctctttccctcaccCACTCCCAGCTCACCTACCCAGTCGATCCAACTCACTCCCAGCTCGCCGCCGTCGCTGCCTCAGCCACCAGTCGATTCCACTCCCAGCTCGCccgtttctctctttcccttacCCACTCTCAGCTCGCCTACCCAGTCGATCCAGCTCACTCCCAGCTCGTCGCCAGTCGATCTAGCTCACTCGGGCGACAGATCCGGCTCTGTTGGGCGGGTTTTCTGGTGggtgtgttttgtttttgggttgggtttctcG GATGCTCTAAGTATCTATCATTTAGGCAGTTTCTCCGTAATGGTAATTTGTCCGCTGTTAATCGGTTCATTGACTCCTGTCCGGAGGCACAGAGTGAAATAATCGCAAATACAGGAAGTACGGCTTTACACATTGCTATCCTTGCTGGACATCATAGTATTGTGAAGGAGTTGGTGAACATGTTGCCGACAGACAAATTAttagaaataaaagataaagatGGTAATACGTTTCTTGGTTTTTGTGCTCTTGTTGGAACCACCGAGATGGCGAAATGCATAGTTGATAAGTGTCCGAACTTACTTGGCATTGCGAATGGACCACATGCACTCATTCCAGTCGTGATGGCCCTTACGCATAACTCCAATTCAATAGCTATGGCTCAATATCTCCTTTCTAAAACTGATCTGAAAATTCTAAGTCCAGGAAAAGACCGCAATGGTGCTACGTTTGTTACTCGATGCATTTATTCCAAAGCTTTtg GTATGGCTTTTAATGCACTGGAAAAATTCCCTACTTTGGTGACTGCTTTAGATATTGAGAACGAGTCCCCT GTGAAGAAGCTAAACAGTTAA